One Stigmatopora argus isolate UIUO_Sarg chromosome 12, RoL_Sarg_1.0, whole genome shotgun sequence genomic window carries:
- the LOC144085868 gene encoding kelch-like protein 10 — MQHLIDFAYTGSVSVSEDNVKDLLIAADKFNIPGIIQTCCAFLIEQLRPENCISLWQFSKNCHTPELQLEAYQYILYHFEAVAKSYELQQLSMKDFCDILERDDLFVKENAVYEAILQWTAHAPGERAKNMPMLLAKVRLALTNQEFITINVLTNQLVQNSSKCLEIVSFAARVMRHMKANSVSGYCNLVARPRLPSAILLAIGGWSDASPTHLIEAYDVQADCWDYLVDHMQHPRAYCGAVFLNDSIYCIGGYDGAEHYNTVSRFDLNERIWQEVAPMHSRRCYVSVAVLKGCIYAIGGYDGRVRLKTAEFYTPETNQWTLIASMHEHRSNASCTTLKDKVYICGGFNGNEFLQTAEYYSPETNEWTVMAPMNSRRSGIGVIGCADHVYAVGGYDGDDRLASAEAYNPQTNNWILLPSMQCARSNFGIEVVEDRLFVAGGFSGVSTTNHVEYYDLTTGLWASARSMRISRNALTCCVMSGFRNVTQYAMLRNNFPELLLEDDLEMEDL; from the exons ATGCAGCATCTGATTGACTTTGCCTACACCGGATCTGTGTCTGTGTCAGAGGATAACGTCAAGGACTTGTTGATAGCAGCTGACAAGTTTAACATACCAGGCATCATTCAGACGTGCTGTGCATTTCTAATAGAGCAGCTCCGCCCAGAAAACTGCATTAGCCTCTGGCAGTTCTCAAAGAACTGTCACACCCCTGAACTGCAACTAGAAGCCTACCAGTATATTCTGTACCACTTTGAGGCTGTCGCAAAATCTTACGAGTTGCAGCAACTTTCTATGAAGGACTTTTGTGACATCCTAGAAAGAGATGACCTGTTTGTAAAGGAAAACGCCGTTTATGAGGCCATTCTTCAATGGACCGCACATGCTCCTGGGGAGCGGGCCAAGAATATGCCAATGCTCCTGGCTAAA GTGCGTCTAGCTTTGACCAATCAGGAGTTCATCACCATCAATGTGCTGACCAACCAGCTAGTGCAGAATAGCAGCAAATGCTTGGAGATTGTCTCCTTTGCTGCCCGCGTGATGCGACATATGAAAGCCAACTCTGTGTCTGGGTATTGCAACCTGGTGGCCCGCCCTCGTCTGCCTTCTGCCATCCTTCTGGCGATTGGTGGTTGGAGTGATGCCAGTCCGACGCACCTTATTGAAGCCTATGATGTGCAAGCTGACTGTTGGGATTACCTGGTGGATCATATGCAGCACCCGCGGGCATACTGCGGTGCAGTCTTTCTAAATGACTCCATCTATTGCATCGGTGGATATGATGGAGCAGAACACTACAACACAGTCAGCCGTTTTGACCTGAACGAACGTATTTGGCAGGAAGTGGCCCCCATGCATTCCCGCCGATGCTATGTGAGCGTGGCGGTTTTAAAGGGCTGTATTTATGCTATAGGAGGTTACGATGGACGTGTACGATTAAAGACAGCAGAATTCTACACGCCAGAGACCAATCAGTGGACTCTTATTGCTAGCATGCATGAACACAGGAGCAATGCCAGCTGTACAACCCTCAAAGACAAG GTATACATATGTGGTGGTTTTAATGGAAATGAATTCTTGCAAACAGCAGAATATTATAGCCCTGAGACAAATGAATGGACAGTGATGGCCCCCATGAATAGCCGTCGTAGTGGTATTGGAGTCATTGGCTGTGCTGACCATGTTTACGCA GTTGGTGGGTACGACGGTGATGACCGCCTCGCTAGTGCCGAAGCCTACAACCCCCAAACCAACAACTGGATCTTGTTGCCTTCCATGCAGTGCGCTCGAAGCAACTTTGGCATTGAAGTGGTGGAGGATCGGCTCTTTGTGGCTGGTGGTTTCAGCGGGGTCTCCACCACCAACCATGTCGAGTACTACGATCTTACAACTGGTCTGTGGGCTTCGGCCAGATCTATGAGGATCTCCCGAAATGCTTTGACTTGCTGCGTGATGTCTGGATTTCGTAACGTGACACAGTATGCAATGCTGCGAAACAATTTTCCTGAGCTTCTCTTGGAGGATGATTTGGAAATGGAGGACTTGTAG
- the LOC144086055 gene encoding kelch-like protein 10, which produces MSDDGQLSYKSGSVFNQLRLTRELSDAVITVDKVEFHIHKIILCNCSPYFGALFLRWSTPNQRIYAIHGLTAPLMQLFVDFAYNGSVSVTEDIVQDLLIAADKFNVTGIVRTCSAFLAEQLCPDNCIGIWQFTKNCYTPELEDNAHQYILYHFEEVATSNELWQLSIQDFCDFLERDDLIVKKENTVYEAILYWIAHAPRERGEYVAMLLAKVRLGLTSQEFITINVLTNQLVQNSNECLEMVAFAIKVICHLTTNCMSGYCNLVARPRLPSTILMAIGGRNGRNAAHRIEAYDVHTNCWGYLVDDMDQSRSYCGAVFLNDSIYCLGGFNGAEHYNTVSRFDLNTRTWQEVAPMHFRRCYVSVTVLNGCIYAIGGHDGHARLRTAEYYTPETNQWTLIASMNELRSDASCTSLNDKVYICGGFNGNEFLQTAEYYTPETNEWTVMPPMSSRRSGNGVIGFADHVYAVGGYNGEIRLATAEAYNPLTNNWIMLSPMGSPRSNFGIEVVEDRLIVAGGHNGVSPTKLVEFYDLTSGLWSPASDMGVSRSGLTCCVMSGLCNITQYAMLRNDLPSLIFEDEHLIMEE; this is translated from the exons ATGAGTGATGATGGACAGTTGTCATACAAGTCTGGTTCTGTTTTCAACCAACTACGTCTAACTAGAGAACTGAGCGATGCAGTGATTACGGTCGATAAAGTCGAGTTTCACATCCACAAGATCATCTTGTGCAACTGCAGCCCATACTTTGG AGCTCTCTTTCTTCGGTGGTCCACCCCAAACCAAAGGATCTATGCCATACATGGTCTAACGGCTCCTTTAATGCAGTTATTCGTCGATTTTGCATATAATGGCTCCGTGTCTGTGACAGAGGACATCGTGCAAGACTTGTTAATAGCGGCTGATAAGTTCAACGTTACAGGCATTGTTCGAACCTGCAGCGCATTTCTGGCAGAACAGCTCTGCCCAGACAATTGCATCGGGATCTGGCAGTTCACCAAGAATTGCTACACTCCAGAGCTAGAGGACAATGCTCACCAGTATATTCTATACCACTTTGAAGAAGTGGCGACATCAAACGAGTTGTGGCAACTCTCCATTCAGGACTTCTGTGACTTTCTGGAACGGGATGACCTAATAGTGAAAAAGGAGAATACGGTTTATGAGGCCATACTTTACTGGATTGCACATGCCCCTCGAGAGCGGGGAGAATATGTGGCAATGCTCCTGGCAAAA GTCCGTCTTGGTCTAACCAGTCAAGAGTTCATCACCATCAACGTGCTGACCAATCAGTTGGTGCAGAACAGCAACGAATGCCTGGAGATGGTGGCTTTCGCTATCAAAGTCATATGTCACTTGACCACCAACTGCATGTCTGGATACTGCAATCTGGTCGCCCGTCCTCGCTTGCCTTCCACCATCCTAATGGCCATCGGCGGTCGCAACGGCCGAAATGCGGCACATCGCATTGAGGCGTATGATGTGCACACGAACTGCTGGGGCTACCTGGTAGATGACATGGATCAATCCCGTTCATACTGTGGTGCCGTCTTTCTCAATGACTCCATCTACTGTCTGGGCGGCTTCAATGGTGCAGAACACTATAACACCGTGAGCCGCTTTGACTTGAACACACGCACATGGCAGGAAGTGGCGCCCATGCACTTCCGACGATGCTATGTGAGTGTCACTGTTCTTAATGGTTGTATCTATGCAATCGGAGGCCACGACGGACATGCGAGACTGAGGACGGCAGAGTACTACACACCTGAGACAAACCAGTGGACTCTTATTGCAAGCATGAATGAACTGAGGAGTGATGCAAGCTGTACCTCCCTCAATGACAAG GTGTACATTTGTGGTGGTTTTAATGGAAATGAGTTCTTGCAAACAGCAGAATATTACACCCCAGAGACCAATGAGTGGACAGTGATGCCTCCTATGAGCAGCCGTCGCAGCGGCAACGGAGTCATTGGTTTTGCTGATCATGTTTATGCA GTTGGCGGTTACAATGGGGAAATCCGTTTGGCCACTGCTGAGGCGTACAACCCCCTGACCAATAACTGGATCATGTTGTCCCCAATGGGAAGCCCCAGAAGTAACTTTGGAATAGAAGTGGTTGAGGATCGCCTCATCGTCGCCGGTGGTCACAACGGTGTCTCCCCAACAAAGCTGGTGGAGTTTTATGACCTCACTTCTGGTTTGTGGTCTCCAGCTAGTGATATGGGGGTCTCCCGAAGTGGTTTGACTTGTTGTGTGATGTCTGGACTTTGCAACATAACACAATATGCAATGCTACGGAATGATCTGCCGTCATTAATCTTTGAAGATGAGCACCTGATTATGGAAGAATAA
- the LOC144085982 gene encoding kelch-like protein 10, whose protein sequence is MNCVDGRLEGKFAECVYDELRQTRGLSDAIINVDHVEFHIHKIIMCNSSPYFGALFLRWSTPDQKVYAIQGISAHLMQLFIDFAYTGSVLVTEDNVRDLLIAADKFNVSGVVEICCGFLTEQLCPENCIGIWQFTRNCHTPQLQYNAYQYILYHFEEVATSDELRQLSMQDFGEMLDRDDLIVKKENIVYEAILHWIAQEPWERGKNMPILLAKIRLALTSQEYITINVLTNQLVQNSRECLEMVTFASRVINHMAVNSVSAYCNLVARPRLPSAILLAIGGWSGPSATECIEAYDVHANCWDYLFENMDQPRAYCGAAFLNDAIYCLGGFDGTEHYNTVSRFDLKTRTCQEVAPMHSRRCYVSVTVLNGCIFALGGYDGHVRLKTAEYYRPETNQWTLVNSMHEQRSDASCTTLNDKIYICGGFNGNEPLQTAEYYSPDTNEWTVMAPMSSRRSGVGVIGFADHIYAVGGYDGEVRLTTAEAYNPRTNNWIELPPMQCPRSNFGIEVVEDCLIVAGGYNGVSTTSHVEYYDLTTGLWSPASDMRISRSGLTCCVMTGLCNMTQCAIVRNDLPFLFLEDDMTGIDDDV, encoded by the exons atgaattgtgtGGATGGTAGACTTGAAGGCAAGTTTGCAGAATGTGTGTACGACGAGCTAAGACAGACCCGAGGACTCAGCGACGCAATTATCAATGTTGACCATGTGGAGTTTCACATCCATAAGATCATCATGTGCAACAGCAGCCCTTATTTTGG AGCCCTCTTTTTACGTTGGTCCACCCCAGACCAGAAGGTCTATGCCATACAAGGTATTTCGGCTCACTTGATGCAGCTCTTCATTGATTTTGCTTACACTGGCTCTGTATTGGTGACAGAGGACAATGTCAGGGACTTGTTGATAGCTGCTGATAAGTTTAATGTGTCGGGCGTCGTTGAAATCTGCTGTGGGTTTTTAACTGAGCAGCTCTGTCCAGAGAACTGCATTGGCATCTGGCAATTCACAAGGAACTGCCATACCCCTCAGCTGCAATACAATGCCTACCAGTATATTTTATATCACTTTGAGGAGGTTGCCACCTCGGATGAGTTGCGGCAACTCTCCATGCAGGACTTTGGGGAAATGCTCGACAGAGATGACTTGATTGTGAAAAAGGAGAACATTGTTTACGAGGCCATCCTGCACTGGATTGCACAGGAGCCCTGGGAGCGAGGCAAAAACATGCCAATCCTTCTTGCCAAG ATCCGTCTGGCACTGACCAGTCAGGAGTACATTACTATCAATGTCCTGACCAACCAGCTGGTACAGAACAGTCGCGAATGCCTGGAAATGGTTACATTCGCGTCACGGGTGATCAACCACATGGCTGTAAACTCAGTGTCTGCGTACTGCAACCTGGTAGCACGCCCTCGCTTGCCTTCCGCCATCCTGCTGGCCATTGGCGGTTGGAGCGGCCCCAGTGCCACCGAGTGCATCGAGGCATATGACGTCCACGCCAATTGTTGGGACTACTTGTTTGAGAACATGGACCAACCTCGAGCGTACTGTGGGGCCGCCTTTCTCAATGACGCCATTTACTGTCTGGGGGGTTTTGATGGCACTGAACACTATAACACAGTGAGCCGCTTTGACTTAAAAACACGGACCTGTCAGGAAGTTGCACCAATGCACTCCCGACGATGCTACGTGAGCGTCACAGTGCTAAATGGCTGCATCTTTGCATTGGGGGGCTATGACGGACATGTAAGACTAAAGACAGCAGAGTACTACAGGCCAGAGACCAACCAATGGACTCTTGTAAACAGTATGCATGAACAGAGGAGTGATGCCAGCTGCACCACACTCAATGATAAG ATTTACATTTGCGGTGGTTTTAATGGGAACGAGCCTTTGCAAACAGCGGAATATTACAGCCCAGACACCAATGAGTGGACAGTGATGGCTCCGATGAGCAGCCGTCGCAGTGGCGTCGGAGTGATTGGCTTTGCTGATCACATTTATGCA GTTGGAGGTTATGATGGTGAAGTCCGTCTAACCACCGCAGAGGCCTACAACCCGCGGACTAACAACTGGATTGAGTTGCCTCCTATGCAGTGCCCCCGAAGCAACTTTGGCATCGAAGTAGTGGAGGATTGTCTTATTGTCGCCGGCGGCTACAATGGCGTCTCCACCACCAGCCATGTGGAGTACTACGACCTAACGACCGGTCTATGGTCCCCTGCCAGCGACATGCGGATTTCCCGCAGTGGGTTGACTTGTTGCGTGATGACTGGACTCTGCAACATGACCCAATGTGCTATCGTTCGAAACGATCTACCATTCCTCTTCTTAGAAGATGATATGACAGGAATAGACGATGATGTCTAA